The Horticoccus luteus DNA window CAAGACGGTCCTCTCCCGCACGGAACTCCGCCAGCTCCGCCAGCGCATCCTCGTTCACTACGAGTTGAAACCGCTCACGCTGGGCGACGTACACGCCTACATCCAGCACCGCCTCACCCTCGCCGGCACCAGTGGCCGCCCCACGTTTACCCCCTGGGCCCTGCGCGCGATCTTCCGGCACAGCGGCGGCATTCCTCGCCTCATCAATCATCTTTGCGACAAAGCCCTCCTCGCCGCCTACGTGCGCGACTCCGACCTCGTCAACTACTGGGACGCCCGCCGCGCCATCCGCGACGTCCGCAGCCTCACCACCTGAATCCCGCTCCTCCCCGCTTCGCGTTACTCCCTCCACGCCCCCGATGAGCCTCATCAACGACGCCCTCAAAAAAGCGCAACGCCAGCGCGCCCCCGATGCCGCGGGTGGCTCCGGCGCGTCCCCGGCGGGCGGCGTCGTCGCGAAGCGCTCGCAACCCCTCGCCGCCAAGTGGATCGTCCTTCTCGCCCTCGGCGGCGTCGCCCTGATCGTCCTCGTCGCCGTGTCCGTGACTCTATTCATTTTAAGCGACACCCCCGCGCCGCGCGTCGCCGCCAACGCGCCATCCGCCGCCCATCGTCCCGCCACCCCCTCGGTCCCTTCCACGTCCGCCTCCGGCCCTTCGTCATCCGCCATCCGTCCTCCGTCATCCGTCGTCGGTCTCCAGCCCTCCGCTCTCACGCCCGCATCCCCAGACGCCGCGCAACCCACCTCCGCCGTCCCCGCGCCCAGCGAAAGCCCCGCCCCTCCTGCCGCCAGCACCCCGCGCCCCTCCGCCGAAACCGCCGCGGTCGCCTCTCCCCGGTCCGTTCCTCCCTCTTCCGCCCTCACTCCGCCTTCAACCGCCTCCCGCTCTCCGTCGTCTGCCGTCAGCCCTCCGCCCGCCACCGTCAGCGCCGCGCTTTCCGAGCCACCCGCAGTCACCGCCACCCCTTCCGCCGTCAGCCCCGCGTCCGCGACGCTCCGCCCGCCCGCTCACGACGTCCGCGACGCGCCCGCGGTGAGCTTCGCGATTCCGCATCCCGACGAACGCATCATTGCTTACGTTGATCACCTGCGGGTCACCGGCATCCGCTCCTCGGGCGCCGACAGCAAAGTGCTCATGAACGACCGCGTGTACCGTGTGGGCGACATCGTGGACCGCGACCTCCAGTTGAAACTCGTAAAAGTCGCCCCCGAGCTCCTCACCTTCGAAGACCCCCGCGGCCTGACCTACACAAAAAACTTCTAGCCCCCGGCTGAAGCGTTCGACTAACGAATAACGATTAACGAATTTCGATTTACGCCCCACCCCGCCATTCGTGTCTGTTCGTGTCCATTCGTGGTTAAAACAGGAGCATTCTACAGAAGGTAACGAAGGTAAGGAAGAAGCGCTCGGCCACGTCCGTTCGACTCACGAATAACGAGTAACGAACACCGATTCACCCGTCTGCCCATCTGTGTCCATCTGTGGTTAAAGAAAATGCCTTTTCGACCGTCGCCACAGCTCACCCCGCCATTCGTGTCTGTTCGTGTCCATTCGTGGTTAAAACAGGAGCATTCTACAGAAGGTAAAAACGGTAATGAAGAAGCGCTCGGCCACGTGCGTTCGACTCACGAATAACGAGTAACGAACACCGATTCACGCATCTGCCCCCATCCGTGTTCATCTGTGTCCATCTGTGGTTAAAAAAACGCCTTTCCAATCCTCGCCACAGAGTAAATCCCATACCTCTCCTCGGTGGATGGATTAACGAATAACGGTTAACGAATTTCGATTTACGCTCCTCCCCACCCATTCGTGTACGTTCGTGTTCATTCGTGGTTAAAAATACTCTCTCCGGAAATTCGCGCCTCTTCGCGTGATGAGCGGGCCGCCCTCCCGTCGCTCACCCCGCACAAGATTCTGGTTTCCAGTCTCCCGCGCCAGCCCCATCCTCCGCCGCCACCATGTCCGCTCCTGCCGCCCGCCTTCCTCGCCTCGTGGGTCAGGATGAAACCAAACTCATCCGGCTGCACCCCCTCGAAAAACTTCTCCTCGCGGTCGTCGCCGCGCAGTTGGTGTTCTTGCCCTGGGCCGTCGGCGGCATGCGGTTGTGGGCGCAGTTCATCAGCCTCGGACTCAGCGCCGCCAGCCTCGCGCTGGCGCTGATGCCTCGTCACTACACCGATGAACACACGGGCGGCGAGGCGTTCACCCTCTATCCGCTCCGCCGCCTGCTGCGCTTTCCCCTCTTCTGGACCGGCCTGGTGTTCGCCGGCTACATCGTCATCGGTGCGCTCAACCCCGGCTGGCGCTACGAACACGACGGCGGGCGCTGGTGGATGCGCGAGATCCCCCGCATTTCCTGGCTGCCCCATGGCGTCACCGGCACGCCCTTCGACTGGGCGAGCCCGTGGCGGACCCTCATCATCTTCGGCGCGGCATTCCTGCTCGTTTGTGCGCTCTGGGTCGGCATCACCCGCCGTCGCTCGCTCCAGCTCCTCCTCCTCATCCTCTGTATCAACGCCGTCCTGGTCGCCCTGCTCGCCATTACCATGCGAGCCACCGGCGCAACGAAACTCTATTGGACGTGGCCCAGCGCCAATCTTCCCTATGGACCGTTCGTCTATCGCAACCACGCCTCCGCCTGGCTCAACCTCATGATTGGAGCGACGCTCGCGCTCTCCGCGCTCTTCCACGAGCGCGCTCAACGTGTCATGGCAAAGTCGAGCCCTGCTCCCCTGATCGCATTCGTCGCGGTCTTCCTCGGTGTGGTGGTGGCGGTCAGCCAGTCGCGCGGCGGCTTTATCGCGCTGCTCGTCTTCCTCGCGGCCGCCCTGGCCCTCGCCGGCGTGCGCCAACTTCGGCACCGGAGCACCTCCCGCATGCTGGCGATCGCCGCGCTCTTGGGCGCCGGCTTTATCGGCTTCGTTGCGCTCTCCTTCGATAGCTGGGGCGGCGCGCAAGCGTGGCAACGCTTCACGCGACTCTTCGAAGACCGTGACTCGTCCGTGACATCCCGCGAGTTGGCCACCCAGGCCACCATGGACATGTGGCGCGAAGCCCCGTGGTCCGGCGATGGCGCCGCTTCCTTCCGCTACGTTTTCCCTCTCTACCAGCAGCATTACCCTGACATTTACCAGCATAAGTCCGGTCGACAGACTATTCGCCAAGTCTGGGAGTTTGCGCACAACGACTGGGCGCAGATGCTCGCCGAATACGGTGTCATTGGCACCGGCATCGCCATCGCAGCTATCGCTTGGTGGCTGCTGGCCCTCCTCCGTCTGCGAGCCTGGCGTTATGCTCCGTCGCTCCTGCTCGTCTTCGCGGTCGGCATGACGCTCTTACATGCCCGCGGCGACTTCGTCCTGCACAATCCCGCCGTGCTGCTGAGCTTTGTCGCCGTCGCCGTCGTATCGCTTCGCCTCGCCGAATTCGCTCACGCCAGCGCCCGCCGCACCCGCTCCGCTTGAGCCCCCAACGCATCCGCCACCTCGTCGGCGCGATGCGTTCACCTCCCGTTTGATCCCTGCCCTGTAGGCGGGATGCCCTCACCCCGCATCCGTCCTGCGCGCTAGTCGCTACTGTCCGCCCCGTTCCCCGACCAACGCCCGCCAAGCCGCCACGTGCCGGCTAAAGGTGAATGCTTGCTCCGCCAGCGCGCGCGCCCTGCCGCCCCGCTCCGCCGCATCGTCCGGCTCTCGCGCCGCCCCCCGAATGATCTCCGCCGCGCTCGCCACGTCGCCGGCCGGCACCGCCCAGCCCAACCCGTGTTCGCGCACCAGCCGCGCGCCTTCCGCGTCGAGGTCGCCCGTGAGCAGCAACGGCCGCCCCGCCGCGAAAATATTATACATCCGGCTCGGCACCGAGATCCCCGCCATCCCGGCCCGAAACGGCACCAGCATCACGTCCGCCGCCGCCAGCCAGTCATTCAACTCCGCCGGCGGACACGGCGGCGCGAGACAAACATTCGCCGCCCCACCCAACGCCGCGTCGACCTCCGCCCGCCCCACGCCGCCCGCGTAAATGAGAAACCGAATCGACGCATCGCCGCGCAACGCCCGGGCGAGCGCGATCACCAACGCCCCATCGTGCGTCCGCCCCAACGTGCCGCCCACGCCGACCACCGTCTTCCCCTGCAACCCCCAACGCGACGTCACCGGCGACGCCTCCTTGGCCACAGCCCGCAACCCATCGACGTCCCCCCAATTAGGAATCACCACGATCCGCCCTCCACCGCCTCCCGCCTTGCCTCGTCCTCCTTCGCTTAATCTCACTCGCCCCACCTCCGTCGCGGAAGCCGTGACGCTGTCGTCCTCCCTTCCTCTCTCGACCGCAAAACCCGCTCCCTCCCCATCCCTCATCTCGCTCTTACTCTTAATCGTGCTCGTAATCGTCCCTCCCGCCGCTCCACCCGCCGCCAGTTTGCGCGCGATCACGTCGCGCATATCCCGCCCCAGCACGACGATCTCATCGGCCATTTTGTAGCCGCCGCTGAACCCGCGATCGAGCTGCCGCAGCAGCCATCCTGGCCGCAGCCAACCCACCGCCGCAAAAACATCCGGATACACATCGTGCACCAGCACGATCACCCGCGCCCCGCGCCTCCGCGCCGCCCACACCACCGGCCACGGCAGCAACCGCGGGCTGGTCACCACCACCACGACGTCGCCCTGACGCAGATGAGTGAACGCCGCCCGCGTATAAGCGAAAGTCGTCGTCAGCCAGTTCAGCCCGAGCAACCACGCCCGCGACTTCGGAAACGTCGTGGCCCGCACCCGTCGCACAAGCACCCCCGGCACCTCCCTCGCCGGCCTAACCCCGACCGCCCCCACCCTTCCCAATCGTTCTCGTTCTCTTTCTCCCTCGACCGAGAATCCCGTCCGATATCCCTCCGCTCGGCACTCTTCGCCCGTAGCGGACGCCTTCAGACTTTCGTCCGCCATTCGACCTCCGCGCTCTGCCATCCGTCCTCCGTCGTCCTCCATCCGCCCTCCGTCGTCCGCCGTCCGCTCCCGCGCCAACGCCGTCGCGAGCTCCGTCACGACGCGCCCCGTCGCATCGTCCGGCCGGGCAAACACATCGCAGAAGAACCAAAGCATGTTCCAGAGAGCAGACGCCGCCCCGCGCCTGTAAACCCAATTATTTCCTCCAGCAAATCACGGAGTAGATCCAAGCACCACCCGTTCCGCCTGCCCCCCAGTCGCCCAACCGCCCATCCGTGTTAATCCGTCTTCATCTGTGGTCAAAAATGCCTTTCGATCCTCTCCACAGAGTAAATCCCATTCCTCTCCTCGGTGGACGGATTAACGAATAACAGTTAACGAATTTCGAATTACGCTCCGCCCCACCCATTCGTGTCTATTCGTGTACATTCGTGGGTAAAAAAAATAAGAGTATTTTACAGAAGGTAACGAAGGTAAGGAAGAAGCGCTCGGCCACGTCCGTTCGACTAACGAATAGCGATCAACGAACACCGATTCACGCGTCTACCCCCCATCCGTGTTCATCTGTGGTCATCTGTGGTTAAAAAATGCCTTTCCGACCCTCGCCACAGAGTAAATCCCATTCCTCTCCTCGGTGGATGGATTAACGAATAACGGTTAACGAATTTCGATTCAC harbors:
- a CDS encoding glycosyltransferase family 4 protein, which codes for MLWFFCDVFARPDDATGRVVTELATALARERTADDGGRMEDDGGRMAERGGRMADESLKASATGEECRAEGYRTGFSVEGERERERLGRVGAVGVRPAREVPGVLVRRVRATTFPKSRAWLLGLNWLTTTFAYTRAAFTHLRQGDVVVVVTSPRLLPWPVVWAARRRGARVIVLVHDVYPDVFAAVGWLRPGWLLRQLDRGFSGGYKMADEIVVLGRDMRDVIARKLAAGGAAGGTITSTIKSKSEMRDGEGAGFAVERGREDDSVTASATEVGRVRLSEGGRGKAGGGGGRIVVIPNWGDVDGLRAVAKEASPVTSRWGLQGKTVVGVGGTLGRTHDGALVIALARALRGDASIRFLIYAGGVGRAEVDAALGGAANVCLAPPCPPAELNDWLAAADVMLVPFRAGMAGISVPSRMYNIFAAGRPLLLTGDLDAEGARLVREHGLGWAVPAGDVASAAEIIRGAAREPDDAAERGGRARALAEQAFTFSRHVAAWRALVGERGGQ
- a CDS encoding O-antigen ligase family protein, whose product is MSAPAARLPRLVGQDETKLIRLHPLEKLLLAVVAAQLVFLPWAVGGMRLWAQFISLGLSAASLALALMPRHYTDEHTGGEAFTLYPLRRLLRFPLFWTGLVFAGYIVIGALNPGWRYEHDGGRWWMREIPRISWLPHGVTGTPFDWASPWRTLIIFGAAFLLVCALWVGITRRRSLQLLLLILCINAVLVALLAITMRATGATKLYWTWPSANLPYGPFVYRNHASAWLNLMIGATLALSALFHERAQRVMAKSSPAPLIAFVAVFLGVVVAVSQSRGGFIALLVFLAAALALAGVRQLRHRSTSRMLAIAALLGAGFIGFVALSFDSWGGAQAWQRFTRLFEDRDSSVTSRELATQATMDMWREAPWSGDGAASFRYVFPLYQQHYPDIYQHKSGRQTIRQVWEFAHNDWAQMLAEYGVIGTGIAIAAIAWWLLALLRLRAWRYAPSLLLVFAVGMTLLHARGDFVLHNPAVLLSFVAVAVVSLRLAEFAHASARRTRSA